In Mixophyes fleayi isolate aMixFle1 chromosome 11, aMixFle1.hap1, whole genome shotgun sequence, one DNA window encodes the following:
- the CORT gene encoding cortistatin — MYQSVITTQLLLVLLASCSARSAVPKESDKMTTSDSMEIDEVKKINLVNILSGIFDWTSPESNEPVVSSEEPELPYRPQRSMYNTHAGREKGMCKNFFWKTFSTC, encoded by the exons ATGTACCAGTCCGTGATCACCACCCAGCTGCTGCTCGTCCTCCTGGCATCCTGCTCCGCCAGATCGGCTGTGCCCAAAGAGAGCGACAAAATgactacaagtgacagcatg GAAATAGACGAAGTGAAGAAAATCAACCTTGTGAACATACTTTCCGGTATATTTGACTGGACGTCACCGGAGAGCAACGAACCGGTGGTCAGCAGCGAGGAGCCTGAGCTTCCGTACCGGCCGCAGCGATCCATGTATAATACGCACGCCGGCCGCGAGAAGGGGATGTGCAAGAACTTTTTCTGGAAGACGTTCTCTACCTGTTGA
- the CENPS gene encoding centromere protein S isoform X2, which produces MAEEDEGQFNDTQRLKAAVHYTVGGLCQEVADDKEVTFSQQAIAAISEITFRQCESFAKDLELFARHAKRTTINMDDVKLVSRRSRSLHAHITACSEEIASSNQGQKEKRKKKSVGAGKGQRRSEGDSAVPDSEEQNME; this is translated from the exons ATGGCGGAGGAAGACGAGGGGCAGTTCAATGACACACAG CGGTTGAAGGCTGCGGTTCACTATACGGTGGGAGGCCTTTGCCAGGAAGTTGCCGATGATAAGGAAGTTACCTTCAGCCAACAAGCGATTGCTGCCATTTCAGAGATCACCTTCAGACAATGCG AATCGTTTGCAAAAGACCTTGAGCTGTTTGCACG ACACGCGAAAAGAACCACGATTAACATGGACGACGTGAAACTTGTGAGCAGACGGAGCCGATCTCTG CATGCGCATATCACCGCCTGCAGCGAGGAGATCGCATCCAGCAATCAGGGGCAGaaggagaagaggaagaagaaatcTGTCGGCGCCGGGAAAGGCCAGAGACGGTCGGAGGGCGATTCCGCGGTGCCGGATAGCGAGGAGCAGAACATGGAGTGA
- the CENPS gene encoding centromere protein S isoform X1: MSDDICNEILKHLSLRDCAGISPVVWRLKAAVHYTVGGLCQEVADDKEVTFSQQAIAAISEITFRQCESFAKDLELFARHAKRTTINMDDVKLVSRRSRSLHAHITACSEEIASSNQGQKEKRKKKSVGAGKGQRRSEGDSAVPDSEEQNME; encoded by the exons ATGTCTGATGATATCTGCAATGAAATCTTGAAGCATCTGAGCCTACGGGATTGTGCAGGAATCTCTCCGGTAGTTTGG CGGTTGAAGGCTGCGGTTCACTATACGGTGGGAGGCCTTTGCCAGGAAGTTGCCGATGATAAGGAAGTTACCTTCAGCCAACAAGCGATTGCTGCCATTTCAGAGATCACCTTCAGACAATGCG AATCGTTTGCAAAAGACCTTGAGCTGTTTGCACG ACACGCGAAAAGAACCACGATTAACATGGACGACGTGAAACTTGTGAGCAGACGGAGCCGATCTCTG CATGCGCATATCACCGCCTGCAGCGAGGAGATCGCATCCAGCAATCAGGGGCAGaaggagaagaggaagaagaaatcTGTCGGCGCCGGGAAAGGCCAGAGACGGTCGGAGGGCGATTCCGCGGTGCCGGATAGCGAGGAGCAGAACATGGAGTGA
- the PGD gene encoding 6-phosphogluconate dehydrogenase, decarboxylating: MAEADIALIGLAVMGQNLILNMNDHGYVVCAFNRTVSKVDEFLANEAKGTKVIGAHSLAEMVSKLKKPRRVMMLVKAGKAVDDFIDSLVPLLSPGDIIIDGGNSEYRDSTRRCKDLKAKGIRFVGSGVSGGEDGARYGPSLMPGGDSEAWSHIKPIFQSIAAKVEGEPCCDWVGEEGSGHFVKMVHNGIEYGDMQLICEAYHLMKDILGMKQDEMAKTFEDWNKTQLDSFLIEITADILKFKDTTGSHLLPKIQDTAGQKGTGKWTAISALDFGVPVTLIGEAVFARCLSSLKSERIVASKQLQGPKQVPFKGDKKAFLEDIRKALYASKIISYAQGFILFRQAASEFGWKLNYGGIAMMWRGGCIIRSVFLGKIKEAFDRNPDLQNLLLDDFFKKEMHDCQESWRRVVSTGVQYGIPMPCFTTALSFYDGYRHEMLPANLIQAQRDYFGAHTYELLSNPGHFVHTNWTGHGGNVSSSSYNV, encoded by the exons ATGGCGGA AGCTGATATCGCTCTCATTGGATTGGCTGTGATGGGACAGAACCTGATTCTGAATATGAACGACCATGGTTATgtg GTCTGTGCATTTAACAGGACGGTTTCAAAGGTCGACGAGTTCCTGGCTAATGAGGCCAAAGGCACCAAGGTGATCGGGGCTCATTCTCTAGCAGAAATGGTCTCCAAGCTGAAGAAACCTCGCCGCGTTATGATGTTGGTAAAAGCCGGGAAGGCCGTGGACGACTTCATCGATAGTCTG GTTCCTCTGCTGTCACCTGGTGATATCATCATTGATGGAGGGAACTCTGAGTACAGAGACAGTACG agacGGTGTAAAGACCTGAAAGCCAAAGGTATCCGGTTTGTGGGCAGTGGAGTCAGTGGTGGGGAGGATGGGGCAAGGTACGGCCCTTCTCTGATGCCCGGAGGAGACAGTGAAGCCTG GTCTCATATCAAACCCATTTTCCAAAGTATTGCTGCCAAGGTTGAGGGGGAGCCGTGTTGCGACTGG GTGGGTGAAGAAGGCTCCGGACACTTTGTGAAGATGGTGCACAATGGGATTGAGTACGGTGATATGCAGCTGATCTGCGAGGCTTACCATCTAATGAAGGATATCTTGGGGATGAAACAGGATGAGATGGCAAAG ACATTTGAAGACTGGAACAAGACCCAGCTGGACTCCTTCCTGATTGAGATTACGGCGGATATTCTGAAATTTAAGGACACCACTGGCAGTCACTTGCTCCCTAAAATCCAGGACACTGCCGGGCAGAAAGGCACGGGGAAGTGGACCGCGATCTCCGCTCTGGATTTCGGAGTTCCCGTTACTCTCATTG GTGAAGCCGTGTTTGCACGTTGCCTATCGTCTCTGAAGAGTGAACGGATCGTAGCCAGCAAACAGTTACAAGGACCAAAACAGGTTCCCTTTAAGGGTGACAAGAAGGCCTTCCTGGAAGACATCCGAAAA GCTTTATATGCTTCCAAGATCATCTCCTACGCACAAGGGTTCATCCTGTTCCGACAAGCAGCCAGTGAGTTTGGCTGGAAGTTAAATTACGGAGGAATTGCGATGATGTGGAGAGGAGGCTGCATCATCCGCAG TGTATTTTTGGGCAAAATCAAAGAAGCCTTTGACAGGAATCCGGATCTTCAGAATCTGTTGCTGGACGATTTCTTCAAAAAAGAGATGCACGATTGTCAG GAGTCCTGGCGCCGAGTGGTGAGCACCGGAGTGCAGTACGGGATCCCGATGCCTTGTTTCACCACCGCTCTCTCTTTCTATGACGGTTACAGACATGAAATGTTACCAGCGAACCTGATCCAG GCCCAGAGAGATTACTTTGGGGCTCACACCTACGAGCTCCTGTCCAATCCGGGACATTTTGTTCACACTAATTGGACCGGCCACGGGGGCAACGTGTCGTCGTCCTCCTACAACGTGTGA